In a genomic window of Verrucomicrobiia bacterium:
- a CDS encoding penicillin-binding protein 2 yields the protein MAKRLQFFRVLMLVLLLGLGFAGLIYRLVDLQVLRHDELAQLAQQNTQREFLREARRGDILDVKGNLLATSVFVKTVCADPVLLGNRQADVARAVAPVLQLDANELYARLLPQVRTNQSGQVITNRYVVLKRKVPVETWQKVQEAMAHLNFSVDENHLSKSERTFLRDLRSKAVFADSLDDQLRVYPNQQLAAHVLGYVGTAEKEYNGERIIETTGMYGIERALNSKLSGVRGWRITETDNRKHEVVWLRDQDVEPHDGCNVVLTIDSVIQNIVENALQEGMQKFSPISICGVVVRPRTGEILAMATLPTFDPNNLGASTPDDRRNRVISDIMEPGSTFKIVVVSGGLNEKVVRLSDSFFCENGHFAYGGRVLHDHESYGNLTVEQIITKSSNIGAAKIGIALGEDRLYNYIRTFGFGDRTGISLPGEISGLVYPPKSWSKVSIAQIPMGHGIGVTRLQMAMAMATLANKGVLMRPMLVDRLEDAQGTVLAKYAPQPVRRVVSEEACRDIVQALKTVPTPEGTAPKAALDHYTVAGKTGTAQKVEHGTYVSGKYFASFIGFFPADNPELCISVVLDQPKGSYYGGQTAAPIFHEIAERAASYLNIRPDRAEEPGKPGVFDAGAEGRPIRTASARLVND from the coding sequence ATGGCCAAACGACTGCAATTTTTCCGCGTGCTGATGCTGGTGCTCCTGCTGGGCCTCGGCTTCGCGGGGCTCATCTACCGACTGGTGGATTTGCAGGTGCTGCGCCACGATGAACTGGCCCAGCTCGCCCAGCAAAATACGCAGCGCGAATTCCTCCGTGAGGCGCGCCGCGGCGACATTCTGGACGTCAAAGGCAATCTGCTGGCGACGAGCGTGTTTGTTAAAACCGTCTGTGCCGATCCGGTGCTGCTGGGGAACCGGCAGGCGGACGTGGCCCGCGCCGTGGCGCCGGTGTTGCAGCTCGATGCCAACGAACTCTACGCCCGGCTGCTGCCCCAGGTGCGCACGAACCAGTCCGGTCAGGTCATCACCAACCGCTACGTTGTGCTCAAGCGCAAGGTGCCGGTCGAGACCTGGCAGAAGGTTCAGGAGGCCATGGCGCATCTCAATTTCAGCGTCGATGAAAACCACCTGTCCAAGTCCGAGCGCACCTTCCTGCGCGACCTGCGCAGCAAGGCGGTCTTCGCCGATTCGCTTGACGACCAGTTGCGCGTGTATCCCAACCAGCAACTGGCGGCGCACGTGCTCGGTTACGTGGGCACCGCAGAAAAGGAATACAACGGCGAGCGGATCATTGAGACGACCGGCATGTATGGCATCGAACGCGCGCTCAACTCCAAGCTCAGCGGCGTGCGCGGCTGGCGCATCACCGAAACCGACAACCGCAAGCACGAAGTTGTCTGGCTGCGCGACCAGGACGTCGAACCGCATGACGGCTGCAACGTCGTGCTGACGATTGATTCGGTCATTCAAAACATCGTCGAGAACGCCCTGCAGGAGGGCATGCAGAAATTCTCGCCCATCAGCATTTGCGGGGTTGTCGTCCGGCCGCGCACAGGCGAAATCCTGGCCATGGCGACGCTGCCAACGTTTGACCCGAACAACCTCGGCGCGTCCACGCCGGACGACCGGCGCAACCGCGTCATTTCCGACATCATGGAGCCGGGCTCGACCTTCAAGATCGTGGTTGTGTCCGGCGGCTTGAACGAAAAGGTCGTGCGGCTTTCCGATTCGTTCTTCTGCGAGAACGGTCATTTTGCCTATGGCGGCCGCGTGCTGCACGACCACGAATCCTACGGCAATCTGACCGTCGAGCAGATCATCACCAAATCGTCCAACATCGGGGCGGCCAAGATCGGCATCGCGCTGGGCGAGGACCGGCTCTACAACTACATTCGCACCTTCGGCTTTGGCGACCGCACGGGGATTTCGCTGCCGGGTGAAATCTCCGGCCTCGTGTATCCGCCGAAAAGCTGGAGCAAGGTTTCGATCGCCCAGATTCCCATGGGGCACGGCATCGGTGTCACGCGGTTGCAGATGGCGATGGCGATGGCGACACTGGCCAACAAGGGCGTCCTGATGCGCCCCATGCTGGTGGACCGGTTGGAGGACGCGCAGGGAACCGTGCTGGCCAAGTATGCGCCGCAGCCGGTGCGGCGGGTCGTCAGTGAAGAAGCCTGCCGGGACATCGTGCAGGCGCTGAAAACCGTGCCCACGCCGGAGGGCACGGCCCCCAAGGCGGCCCTGGACCACTACACCGTGGCCGGCAAAACGGGCACCGCCCAGAAGGTGGAACACGGCACTTACGTTTCCGGAAAATACTTCGCCTCGTTCATCGGCTTTTTCCCGGCGGACAATCCCGAGCTGTGCATTTCCGTCGTTTTGGATCAGCCCAAGGGCAGTTACTACGGCGGTCAGACGGCCGCTCCCATCTTTCATGAAATTGCGGAACGCGCCGCCAGCTATTTGAACATCCGGCCCGACCGAGCGGAGGAGCCCGGAAAGCCGGGAGTGTTCGACGCCGGAGCGGAAGGCCGTCCGATCCGGACGGCCTCCGCCCGGTTGGTAAACGACTAA